The Vicia villosa cultivar HV-30 ecotype Madison, WI unplaced genomic scaffold, Vvil1.0 ctg.000470F_1_1, whole genome shotgun sequence genomic interval GTGTAGTCTATATTTTTCGTTCCCCTAATATTCTCTTCAAagtaactttaattaaaataatatgtacATATTAGTTCACAAAATAATAATTACTTGGTAAATTTTATTCACTATGGGACAAGCCTTAGTGATTTATTCAAAACATAATTGTGACAGGTAAATATACGCACTATaaagttatatatataattaaaagtaaCAATTACCATCTCCAATCTATTTATCTCTCTTTTATATGAATATAGTTTATTCTCTCTCTCACTCTACTTAATTCAGAAATCACAAAATAGATTAGAAGGTAAGTTGTCGAGTGAACGATAACTTAATGTTAAATATGGTGGTGGTGTAAATTGGGACTCTCTAGTCTCAATCATGCAATGCAATGATTATTCTAAGGTTGAAAGGAATTCGGGTAGTTTGGATTATGACCTCTTAGACTTAATTTTGCAGTGAGATGGACACTCGTTGGATGTAAGGAATTGTCGTGGTGTGGATTAggacctcctggactcaatcttgcaatTCCATGAACGTTTCTAGTTTTCAAGAAATCATGGTGGTGTGAATCTggacctcctggactcaatcTTTCAATGCGATGAACATTCCTCGTTTGTAAGGAAACATGGTGGTGTGGATCTGGACCTTctggactcaatcttgcaatGTGATGAACATTCCTCGTTTGTAAGGAAAGATGGTGATGTGGATCGGGACCTCCTGGACTCAATTTTGCAACATGATCGACACTCGTTGGATTTAAGGAATTGTCATGGTGTGGATTAggacctcctggactcaatcttgcaatTTCATGAACATTTCTAGTTTGCAAGAAATCATGGTGGTGTGAATCTggacctcctggactcaatcTTTCAATGTGATGAACATTCCCCGTTGGTAAGGAAACATGGTGGTGTGGATCTGGACCTTCTAGACTCAATCTTGCAATGTGATGAACATTCCTCGTTTGTAAGGAAAGATGGTGATGTGGATCGGGACCTCCTGGACTCAATTTTGCAATGTGATGATCACTTTTTGGCTGTAAGGAATTGTCGTGGTGTGGATTAGGTCCTTCTGGACTCAATCTTGCAGTGCGATGAACACTCCTCGTTTGTAAGGAAACTTGGTGATCAATATGATCCTTAATATCAATAAAGCGATGAGTTGCTTTGGAATTTCCCATCAACAATGCTAAAAGAGATACTTCGATAAGCATTATTGAAAAGAACTTGTTTAGCAAATTTGCCATCGCTAAAATATTAAAGACTACAATGTTGatacacacaaacacacaaaatgtGTTAGAAAAACATAAtgagaaaatataaattatatatatgagCAACAGTTTTTTTGTTTGAACGGCATGCTAATTGCAAACATTAATTTGAATGTCTATAACAAGTAATTTTTACTCAACAACTTaattattgttttgaaaataaaactattACTTTAAAATAGAACTATTTGTTATGTATTtcgcaaaaaaaattattaagtatGAGTAATAAATTACTTAATTTCTCAACAATCACACTATTGTTGGGAAAACCTTCTTAttccttcaacaacaacaactagtTTTAGtggttgaaatttgatttgttttttttaattattttactatatttaagAAAGAGTTGTATCAACAACAAATTTTGTTGCtggtaataaaataattttggaaaaatcataatatATATAGATTGATAAacgatatataaaaaaaaaaattgaaattttcaatttcaatcaccaGATGGGGCATTTCCTTATACTTTTGGAAAAATAtattacaattaattaaatatagtaaaatatattaaaactaaCTCCTTTACtctttttaataaatatagttgTATATAAAATAAACTTACATCTTATGTTTGGTGAACTATATGGACTAATTTTTTTGGCACTAAGTGTAAAAGAAACTTTAAATTCTAAAACCTAATTAGTTAAGATGGATTCATCTATTCTAaacaatttaaattcaatttagttGTAGAGTTCTAAAGTTGCCCCTTCTCATTCAAAAATCCAGTGAGTTGTAGACAACCCGTTTCCCAAAATTACCTCTCGAAAGGTATAAACATCTTCTAATCCAAATGGCTTCTATCGTTAGCTCACTTTCTTAAAATAAATCTATGTAAGACTCCTCGAGTACATTTATTCCCAGAGATATATTCCTTTTCAAAGCTATCAACTCTTATGGTATATGTCTTTTTTATTTACCGCATTGGTAGTCCATGTATTTTGATCCCCTAATTCctcttaatataaatttttatgacAAGCAAATATGGTATAGTTCATATAATAATAGATTACATGGAAAGTTATATTTACTACAGAGAGAATTGGTGATACTTTCAAAACGTAATTGTGACAAGTGAATATAAGAATTATcactttatatttattattcaaagTGTAATACCCCGAATAATATGCGTATAGAATGGTATTATTCGACATTTTATATCTGGTACTGAGTACAACCAAAAGTGTCTAGATGACATCCAATACATGTATGATAAAAGATACAATCATAGTACATATACAACATAAATCATGGAATAAAATACTAGAATAGGCTAGacaacaaaatcaaaacaaaaaaatagataaCAAGATCTTTAAATCCTTCATGTCATCTTTCCTTTTCATCAGTAATTCACCTAATTACCACAAATATTAAACATAGGGTGAGATATAACTATTTCAGTGCAGTTCTAACTACACCGTATGTCTTCTTGGTCATGGTGCTCTCATGTTCTACTCTATTAATAATGTTTCTTTCTCAACCTTCCATATTCTACAATCATAAAAGAACGTGGATCGAGATCCAATTGATCTCATATGGTGTGTGAATATCAACACTCGGGTCAAACGACCCATGTCTACCTCTGGATATGGATAGTTACGTGGGACATCTTTCTTGGGCCACAACTCTTCACATAAGTTTGGACACATATCACAGACTCCCTAGTACACAAATAATGTCTTTCTCCCACCAACACTTTTCACATAATTCCGGACACCGCTCAGAGACTACAACCTTCATATGGACCATACTCCCATTATTGGTAACAAAATCTTAGGCATCCATAAAGAGCCTCGATATCCCCCAAAATTGTACATTGTTTGTTTCCATTGAAACCTAACATTCAAAACATATACCAACTAGGAGTATGGTTGTGTTTCCGAATAACTCAATACGATGGGATTTATATCACCCTAGGGTTTTCTCACCAAATGTATTATCTTTTTTTAACTTACTAAAAAATTATCAAGGCATCATCATGATTCATGATTTAACTATCTTAATCAGTTAGCCTATATGAATTTCAAATTAAATCCACCAAGGGTGGTAACCGCTTACGGGCAGAGAGTAACCAGTTATAGGTCGGTTAAAACTCAAAAATTTGCTAGTTTTTCATGTTTTCTCAAATCTGAATCCATTTAAGTCATGTACTAACATAAAGTGAACACTGACAACATATCACACAGCAGATGCATCATAATTTCACACGCATTCATAAAAATCAACAATCAATTCatgatttgtaatcaagaaaagaaataaattcaaCTTAGTATACCCCAACCTATcatgaatttatattaaataatgagTGGTATCTAGCTACACATCATTGCTACCCAAGTCACGAAAATATCATGTGATCTAACAAAACCTTTCGTGGTAATGTTTGTGTAAAAAATTACCCTTTTGCACTcatgtctatattgaacacaGGGCATAGACCATGTCACCCTTGTCCAATTCAATATTGGGCCCTTAGACATTTATTCTATTACGCGGGATGAGAAAGTTCtatctaggtcactcatgtcccttAGCATGATTTGTGGAGTGCCCGTGAACTATGTTAACGGCCATCCAATTACGGTTAATAtttgatcaataaaaaaaatactcgACTCCTACATCTATATATGGTTCGTAGTGGATTCATGTCGAAGGGTTGTATACACCACTGTCtccatgagaataacttatgacactttgcaTAAATTTCTATGTAGAATTCTCTTAGCGAgtcaatccagtataaatattactcctaatattcaTACCTATGTGAAGACTTGATTACTCTTTATCCATAATCCATGAGATCTGATCGTCAGTCTATCCATACAATAGTCTCAATGATTTAATATTTTCCCACTTCACAGTAAAGCACGACTAAAGATAATTTGAGAATACTGTCCTTATGTTTCATGGGATCTCATGATTATGTcgcacttaacatttcattaaacagaatagctattctagggactttattattttggaaaaacaaacataataaagaaatgtcttttattattaatatatgattTGATACAAGTACAAAA includes:
- the LOC131628666 gene encoding uncharacterized protein LOC131628666 — protein: MANLLNKFFSIMLIEVSLLALLMGNSKATHRFIDIKDHIDHQVSLQTRSVHRTARLSPEGPNPHHDNSLQPKSDHHIAKLSPGGPDPHHHLSLQTRNVHHIARLSLEGPDPHHHVSLPTGNVHHIERLSPGGPDSHHHDFLQTRNVHEIARLSPGGPNPHHDNSLNPTSVDHVAKLSPGGPDPHHHLSLQTRNVHHIARLSPEGPDPHHHVSLQTRNVHRIERLSPGGPDSHHHDFLKTRNVHGIARLSPGGPNPHHDNSLHPTSVHLTAKLSLRGHNPNYPNSFQP